Proteins found in one Zea mays cultivar B73 chromosome 1, Zm-B73-REFERENCE-NAM-5.0, whole genome shotgun sequence genomic segment:
- the LOC100383415 gene encoding uncharacterized protein LOC100383415, which produces MPPGAAAVAATSQQADCCGHGPGPGPSWRGGGGCDVPGGASCSYLPLRKRLSVDGKFPAPRICIWECDGEAGDITCDIVAAPIRRSCSARAMPPPPAASLFRRMMTPPPSRPRPPQREVEDAVAARRPGETISKGHRSYGLMLNLQLGVSYSVGKSSALPFRKLSSSDFDPREKVWTRFPPEGSKLTPPHHSVDFRWKDYCPAVFRHLRKLFGVDPADYMLAICGSDTLRELASPGKSGSCFFVTQDDRFMIKTVKKAEMKVLIRMLRSYYEHVCRYKSTLLTRFYGTHCIKQAGCPKVRFIIMGNFCCSEYKIHRRFDLKGSSHGRTIDKAEEKIDEATTLKDLDLDYAFHLQRFWYDELMRQIQMDCTFLETQGIMDYSLLLGVHFRDDFSMSKIGVSQFIGLPKSTGKRKSFEGGGDVCELCFTESGCKDRDFIVDSRKPLVQLGKNMPAQAERRSKRVLDKFLLNERHLFITTSSGGFQDVYLFFGIIDILQDYDITKKLEHAYKSFQVNPGCISAVDPKLYSRRFQEFSRRVFIREH; this is translated from the exons ATGCCACCGGGCGCCGCGGCTGTCGCCGCCACCTCGCAACAGGCCGACTGCTGCGGACACGGGCCCGGGCCCGGGCCCAGCTGGCGCGGTGGCGGCGGCTGCGATGTCCCCGGCGGCGCGTCCTGCAGCTACCTGCCGCTGCGCAAGCGGCTGTCCGTTGACGGCAAGTTCCCGGCGCCGCGGATATGCATCTGGGAGTGCGACGGCGAGGCCGGGGACATCACCTGCGATATCGTCGCCGCTCCGATCCGCCGCAGCTGCAGCGCGAGGGCaatgccgccgccgccggcggcctCGCTCTTCCGCCGGATGATGACCCCGCCGCCCTCGCGGCCCAGGCCGCCGCAGAGGgaggtggaggatgctgtggcggctAGGAGGCCCGGGGAGACCATCTCCAAGGGCCACCGGAGCTACGGTCTCATGCTTAACCTGCAGCTTGGCGTAAG CTATTCGGTGGGGAAGTCATCGGCGCTGCCGTTCAGGAAGCTCTCGTCATCAGACTTCGACCCGCGGGAGAAGGTGTGGACGCGGTTCCCGCCAGAGGGGTCCAAGCTCACGCCGCCGCATCACTCCGTGGATTTCCGGTGGAAGGACTACTGCCCCGCAGTATTCAG GCACCTGAGGAAGCTGTTCGGGGTGGATCCTGCGGACTACATGCTCGCCATCTGCGGGAGCGACACGCTTCGCGAGCTGGCGTCACCAGGCAAGAGTGGGAGCTGCTTCTTCGTTACACAGGACGATAGATTCATGATTAAAACCGTGAAGAAGGCAGAAATGAAG GTCCTAATTAGGATGCTGAGGAGTTACTATGAACATGTTTGTCGGTACAAGTCCACTTTGTTGACAAGGTTCTATGGCACACATTGCATCAAGCAAGCTGGATGTCCCAAG GTCCGGTTCATTATAATGGGCAATTTTTGCTGCTCGGAGTATAAGATCCATAGACGTTTTGATTTGAAAGGCTCATCACATGGTCGTACTATTGATAAGGCGGAAGAGAAGATCGATGAAGCAACTACTCTAAAGGACCTGGACCTTGATTATGCATTCCACCTACAGAGATTTTGGTATGACGAGCTGATGAG GCAAATTCAGATGGACTGCACATTCTTAGAGACACAAGGAATTATGGACTACAGCTTGTTGCTAGGAGTTCACTTTCGTGATGATTTCTCAATGTCTAAAATAGGTGTATCTCAGTTTATTGGTTTGCCAA AATCCACAGGCAAAAGAAAATCATTTGAAGGTGGAGGCGATGTTTGTGAGCTTTGCTTTACGGAATCTGGATGCAAGGACAGAGATTTCATTGTTGACTCTCG GAAACCACTGGTCCAGTTAGGCAAGAACATGCCTGCCCAGGCAGAGCGGAGGTCGAAGAGAGTCCTGGATAAGTTTCTCCTAAACGAAAGACACTTGTTTATAACCACATCAAGTGGCGGATTCCAGGATGTCTATCTCTTCTTTGGAATAATTGACATTCTACAAGACTACGACATAACCAAGAAGCTCGAGCATGCATACAAGTCCTTTCAGGTCAACCCTGGTTGCATTTCTGCCGTAGACCCAAAGTTGTACTCGAGAAGATTCCAAGAGTTCAGTCGCAGAGTGTTCATCAGAGAACATTAA